In Salmo salar chromosome ssa15, Ssal_v3.1, whole genome shotgun sequence, one genomic interval encodes:
- the LOC106570916 gene encoding extensin-like translates to MGLRPRMGPDQTIPRPPIPRPDHPQTTPSPDQTIPRPPHPQTRPSTDHPIPRPDHPQATPSPGQARPSPDHPIPRPDHPQPQTRPSPDHPIPRPDHPQTIASPDHPHPQPSPSPDQTTPIPRPDHLQPRPDHPQPRPDHPQTRPPPPPPPSPDQTRPSPAQTIPSPDHPQTRPSPDQTIPSPFPAQTRPSPA, encoded by the coding sequence ACCAGACCATCCCCAGACCACCCATCCCCAGACCAGACCATCCCCAGACCACCCCATCCCCAGACCAGACCATCCCCAGACCACCCCATCCCCAGAccagaccatccacagaccacCCCATCCCCAGGCCGGACCATCCCCAGGCCACCCCATCCCCAGGCCAGGCCAGACCATCCCCAGACCACCCCATACCCAGACCAGACCACCCCCAGCCCCAGACCAGACCATCCCCAGACCACCCCATCCCCAGACCAGACCATCCCCAGACCATCGCCAGCCCAGACCAcccccatccccagcccagcccatcaccagaccagaccaccccCATCCCCAGACCAGACCATCTCCAGCCCAGACCAGACCATCCCCAGCCTAGACCAGACCATCCCCAAACCagaccacccccacccccacccccatccccagaccagaccagaccatcccCAGCCCAGACCATTCCCAGCCCAGACCATCCCCAGACCAGACCATCCCCAGACCAGACCATCCCCAGCCCATTCCCAGCCCAGACCAGACCATCCCCAGCCTAG